The Changchengzhania lutea genomic sequence ACTCATACCAAAAGGTGTAATTTCCTGAGAAGTGATTTATTTTCCCAAAATCAATATCAGAAATATGTGTACAAATAGCGTCTAAAAAGTGTCTATCATGCGATACAACAATCACACAGTTATCATAATTAGCCAAAAAGTTTTCTAGCCATGATATCGTTTCGTAATCCAAATCGTTGGTAGGCTCATCCATTATCAACACATCTGGATTTCCAAATAAAGCCTGAGCCAGTAACACACGTACTTTCTGCTTACCATCTAAATCTGCCATTAAGGTATAATGAAACTCTTCCTTAATTCCTAAATTAGATAACATGGCAGCCGCATTACTATCTGCATTCCAACCATCCATTTCTTCAAATTTCACTTGCAGCTCTCCTATTTTATCAGCATTTTCGTCTGAATAATCTGCATAAAGGGCGTCAATTTCAGTTTTGATTTTATACAATGGCTTATTTCCCATCAAGATGGTTTCCAAAACGGTATGTTCATCGTATAAATTATGATCCTGTTCCAACACAGACATACGTTTACCAGCCTCTAGATGCACTTGTCCAGAAGTAGGTTCTTGCTTTCCTGAAATAATTTTTAGAAAAGTTGATTTACCAGAACCATTTGCGCCAATAATACCATAGCAATTGCCATTATTGAATGTCGTGCTCACTTCATCAAAAAGAATGCGTTTACCGAACTGAACCGATAGATTTGAAACTGATAACATATAGGGTGTTTTTATTTTTTGCAAAAGTAAAAAATTCCTTTGGTTAGACGAAACATCGTGCATCTAATTTTTAGGTTTATACGATATGGATGAGGCCATTATCATGAAATACAGTCTTTTAAAGCATTATTAACATTTAACAGCGTATTAACAGGTGTTTAGGGCTACAAATTTTACTTTTGTTCTATATTAGTTTTATACATTTTGAGGGATCTATGAAGATATATTATACATTACTACTCCTTATTCTGACAGTTTTTAGCTGCAAAAATGAGGTTGATACGCTAGAAGAAAATTATGCGTATTTAGGAGGGAAAATTATCAATCCTAATACAGATTATGTTATTCTATCTAAATCTGATGCGACTATCGACACCCTGTTTTTAGATGCTAATGACCGTTTTATGCATAAAGTTGAAAACTTAGAGGCAGGACTATACAAGTTTTATCATGGTGGTGAGTTTCAGTTAGTATTGTTAGAACCAAGGGACAGTATTTTGTTTCGATTAAATACGCTGGATTTTGATGAATCCTTAGTATATACAGGTGATGGGGCGAAGAAAAACAATTACCTCATCAATGATTTTTTAATGAATGAAAAGGAAAAAAAAACTATTTACAAACTCTCCCAATTGGATGCCGATGTGTACGAAAAAAAAGTAGACTCCATTAAAAACAGAAAATTAGATAAACTAGCTAATTTTGAAACAAAATATGCTACCACAGGTTTATTCAACAAAATTGCGAAGGCCAATATAGATTATAGCTACTATTATAGTAAAGAAATTTATCCTTTTTACCATTATGGGCAAAGCAAAAAAGAAATCCTAAATACACTGCCTAAAGGTTTTTATGATTACAGAAAAGATATTAATTACAATGATGCCTTTTTAAAAGACTACTTTTATTATAATTCCTATCTCATATGGAATTTTAACAATCTAGCCCTACAGCGCCATTTTGACCATTCAAATTCAAGTCGCTTTAATAAGCTGTCTTTGTGCTTTAACTTAGACAAATTTAAAATGATAGATAGTTTGGTGACTAATAAGGATATTAAAAACAACTTGCTTTATGACTATACTATGAGCTATTTAGCTAGGAGCAGAAATAATGAAAACAATACCGCAATTTTAAATGCGTATTTAAGTAAAAGTACGAATGAAGAATCAAAAGCCATGGTAAAAAGGTTCACACGCGCTATAAATAATTTAAAGGAAGGTTCTCGTTTTCCTGAGATTTTTGTAAATGATTATAACGGTAATAAGCATGACGTAAATGCTTTAATTGATAGACCTACCGTTATAAGTTTCTGGACACACAGCTATTTTGACCATTTTAAGGAAAGTCATTATAAGATTAAAGAACTTAGATTAAAATACCCCGAAGTAAAATTCATTAATATCAACATTGATGGCTATGATGTGACTACCAGTAAGCAATCTCTCCAATCTAACAGATTTAGTATTAAGGACGAATATCAATTTGTAAATCCTAAGGAATCGATTGAATTGTTAGCCATACAACCTATGAATAAATCCATCATTATAGATAAGAATAAAATAATAGTAAATAACAATACGAATATTTTTTCACATAGTTTTGAAAAGCAACTACTTGGATTGATCAATAGGTAACGAACGAAGTTTCTACAACTTATAATGCATCATTAACATTTTTTCATAAACCTTATCTGGCAGTATCCGTTTTAGGACTATTGAAAATTTCTGCATAAACTCCCCTACTTTATAATGTCCTTTAGGATTTTTGGTAGTGATAATTTTATACACTGCTTTGGCCATAATATCCGGATCGCTCCCACTTTCAACGTGGGTATTCATGAGCTCTAAAGTTTTTCCGTAAGGCTTTCTATATGGTGAATCATCATATACAGGGGCATGAAATCTTCCAGCCGCTATATTGGTAGCAAAATCACCAGGGGCAACATTAGTCATATGAATATTGAATGCTTTCAGCTCCATTCTAAAGGCCTCTGTCAATAATTCTAAGGCACCTTTGCTCGCACTATAAATACCACGATAAGGTAAGCCCATATAGCCGGCTATGGAAGTTACATTGATAATAAGTCCGGAATTTTGAAGTCGCATTTGTGGCAACACGGCTTTAATCACATTTATAGGGCCGAAAAAATTAGTATTAAAATTCGCTTTTATTTCTTCTTCGGGTATTTCCTCTATAGGCCCTGTAATACCAGCTCCAGCATTATTAATCACCACATCAAGCCTACCTTCTGCTTCTATAATACTTCTTACTGTATTTTTAATGGTTTCATTATTTTTTACATCCAACTTTAAAATAGGAAAAAGGCTGTCTTTGTAGTTGTCTGGATCTCTGCTGGTTCCATAAACTTTGAAATTTTTGCCCAATAAAAACTCACCAATTGATTTTCCAATTCCAGAAGATCCGCCAGTGATTAAAACAACTTTTGACATAAGATTTTAAAATTTTAGAGTTTAAAAATACAATAATTACGATGAGATATCATAAATCTGAACATCCAATAAACTAAAAAATCTTGATTAGCCGTGGCTTTCAAGATTTGAGTTTGTTGTACAAAAAAAGGCAAGCTACCTACATCACACCGCTACGACCATTTACCTTTGCTTCGTTCCCGACCTGGAGGATTCAACAGGAGCTGGTTGTGTAGGACTTGCCGAGTGCAAAGATACAAACTTTTAAAATTTTCACAATCATTTTTTATACTGATTTTAAATAAATATCTTGCTTCAAAATTAAAGAGCATCATGGCTGCATTCAAACATCTCACAATCATAATTTTAAGTAGTATTCTAATATCCTGTGGTTCAAATTCAGGAAAAAAGAATGCGGATTTTAAGATTATCACAAATGCTGAAAAAGGAGATATCGCTATTGATGGGACTTTAAAACTTTCTATTCAAAATAAAAAAAACCATACAATAGATTCTATTGTATACACTTTGGACGGTAAAGTCTTAGCTGCGGAAACGCCACTGCTAAACTTTAAATTAGGTAAGCAAAGTATTATTGCCAAGGTGTTTTATAATAACGAACAGCAAACGGCTTCAACAAACATTACTATTTTGAACGATGAGACTCCGAAAATTTTTACTTACCGTATTATTAACGAATACCCACACGATATAACATCGTACACACAAGGCATTGAGTTTTTTAACGATACGCTCTATGAAAGTACTGGGCAATATAAAGAATCGAAACTCAGAAAGATAAACTACCACACCGGTGAGGTTTTAAAAAATATTAATTTGGCAAATGAATACTTTGGAGAAGGATTAACCATTCTCAATAATAAAGTATATCAGCTTACATGGCAAAAAGGAACTGGTTTTGTTTATGATGTGAACACCTTCGATAAGCTAAGCAGCTTTAAATATGGTAACAGTAAAGAAGGCTGGGGCTTGTGTAATAATGGTACTGTTATTTTTAAAAGTGATGGCACCGAGAAGATTTGGTTGTTAAACCCTGAAACATTAATAGAAGAAGAGTTTATACAGGTTTATACCAATAAGGGTAAAATAGTTGGCATTAATGAAATGGAATATCTCGATGGAAAAATTTATGCCAACCGTTACCAAAAAGATGGTGTTGCCATTATAAACCCAAAAAATGGTGCCGTGATTGGCGTGGTCGATTTTTCGCCACTAAAGAAACGCGTTACCCAACATGATGGTTTAGATGTATTAAACGGTATTGCCTATAACCCTACCACCAAAACGATGTTTGTAACCGGTAAACGCTGGGACAAACTATTTGAGGTAGAAATTATAGAAAAATAATAAAACCCGCTTAAAGCACGCAACGCCTCCTAACCGTTTCTTTTTTTGTCTTGTTGATGATGTATAAGGTGCTTT encodes the following:
- a CDS encoding SDR family oxidoreductase produces the protein MSKVVLITGGSSGIGKSIGEFLLGKNFKVYGTSRDPDNYKDSLFPILKLDVKNNETIKNTVRSIIEAEGRLDVVINNAGAGITGPIEEIPEEEIKANFNTNFFGPINVIKAVLPQMRLQNSGLIINVTSIAGYMGLPYRGIYSASKGALELLTEAFRMELKAFNIHMTNVAPGDFATNIAAGRFHAPVYDDSPYRKPYGKTLELMNTHVESGSDPDIMAKAVYKIITTKNPKGHYKVGEFMQKFSIVLKRILPDKVYEKMLMMHYKL
- a CDS encoding glutaminyl-peptide cyclotransferase, with translation MAAFKHLTIIILSSILISCGSNSGKKNADFKIITNAEKGDIAIDGTLKLSIQNKKNHTIDSIVYTLDGKVLAAETPLLNFKLGKQSIIAKVFYNNEQQTASTNITILNDETPKIFTYRIINEYPHDITSYTQGIEFFNDTLYESTGQYKESKLRKINYHTGEVLKNINLANEYFGEGLTILNNKVYQLTWQKGTGFVYDVNTFDKLSSFKYGNSKEGWGLCNNGTVIFKSDGTEKIWLLNPETLIEEEFIQVYTNKGKIVGINEMEYLDGKIYANRYQKDGVAIINPKNGAVIGVVDFSPLKKRVTQHDGLDVLNGIAYNPTTKTMFVTGKRWDKLFEVEIIEK